Part of the Acidobacteriota bacterium genome is shown below.
ACGCCGTCCGCGGGCGTCTCCGCAGCGGCACGCTCAACCTCCGCTCGAGCCGCGGCGACAACGGCATCAATCGTCTCGTCGTCGAGGCCAAGCACTGTCATGGCCGCCCGATCCGCCCCAACGACGGCCGCCGCCGATCGGTAGCCGCCCTGCCGAAGCGCGGCGATGACCTCGTCGTGAATATCCGGCAGAACCAGAACCCCTTCATCCGCGATCCCGGTTGCAGGTGCGGCCTCGCCCGCGCCTTCACTCTCGCCTTCACCCTCGCCCGGCACGGCGTCAAATCCCGTCAACTGGGCTTCGACCTCCTTGCGCTTCTCTTCATCACTCTTGATGTCGATGCGCCAGCCGGTCAGCTTCGCGGCCAGGCGGACGTTCTGGCCCTTCTTGCCGATGGCCAGCGACAACTGCTTGTCTTCGACCACGACTTCCATCACCTTCTCTTCATCATCGACGATGGTGACACGCTGGACCTTGGCGGGGCTGAGCGCGTTGGTGACGAAGTAGACGGGATCGTCGGACCAGTCGACAATGTCGATCTTCTCGCCGCGCAACTCGCGGATGATCGCCTGGACGCGCGTGCCCTTCATGCCGACGCACGCGCCCACCGGGTCGACATCGCGCTCGCGCGAATACACGGCCACCTTCGCCCGGTCGCCCGCTTCGCGCACGGCGCCCTTGATCACCACGGTGCCGTCATAGATTTCCGGGACCTCCTGCTCGAACAACTTGACGAGCAGGGCGGGGTCGGTGCGTGACAGCACGATCTGCGGCCCCTTCGTGCTGCGCGTCGCGGTCTTGATCACCGCGCGCACCCGATCGCCGGGCGCGTAACTCTCGGCCCTCGACTGTTCCTTGCGGGGCAGAATCGTCTCGATCCGGCCGATCTCCATGATGATGTCGCCGTTTTCGAAGCGCTTCACCATGCCGGTGACGACTTCGCCGATCCGATCGCT
Proteins encoded:
- the nusA gene encoding transcription termination factor NusA — translated: MAGTNNPVQQTIEALAKERGIEPDVVIAAIEDAVLTASRKVFRGGENLKARFNGETGQVELVAVRTVVEQVETPAVEISIAEARELYLEAYGEEVAASVELGDEMEFPKPTDQFGRIAAQTAKQVIFQKVREAERENIFAEYSDRIGEVVTGMVKRFENGDIIMEIGRIETILPRKEQSRAESYAPGDRVRAVIKTATRSTKGPQIVLSRTDPALLVKLFEQEVPEIYDGTVVIKGAVREAGDRAKVAVYSRERDVDPVGACVGMKGTRVQAIIRELRGEKIDIVDWSDDPVYFVTNALSPAKVQRVTIVDDEEKVMEVVVEDKQLSLAIGKKGQNVRLAAKLTGWRIDIKSDEEKRKEVEAQLTGFDAVPGEGEGESEGAGEAAPATGIADEGVLVLPDIHDEVIAALRQGGYRSAAAVVGADRAAMTVLGLDDETIDAVVAAARAEVERAAAETPADGVESGTES